In Wolbachia endosymbiont of Spodoptera picta, a single window of DNA contains:
- a CDS encoding EVE domain-containing protein has product MQFWLLKSEPSEYSWQKMRKEQVTQWNGVCNYQAQNYMRAMKLGDLAFFYHTGKERVILGIVEVLKEYYHVYNSKFGLVNVKLLKPLSNQVTLNSIKQNPLLKNMVILKQSRLSVSPVLETEWNEIIRMSDV; this is encoded by the coding sequence ATGCAATTTTGGCTACTCAAGTCAGAGCCAAGTGAATACTCGTGGCAAAAAATGAGAAAGGAGCAGGTGACGCAGTGGAATGGTGTATGCAATTATCAAGCTCAAAATTACATGAGAGCTATGAAATTAGGTGATCTTGCATTTTTTTATCATACAGGTAAAGAGAGAGTTATACTTGGAATAGTTGAAGTATTAAAGGAGTATTATCATGTTTATAATTCCAAATTTGGACTAGTGAATGTAAAACTTTTGAAACCTTTAAGTAACCAAGTGACGTTAAACAGTATAAAACAAAACCCACTTTTGAAAAATATGGTTATATTAAAACAATCACGTTTATCAGTTTCTCCAGTTTTAGAGACTGAGTGGAATGAAATAATAAGGATGAGTGATGTGTAA
- the ybeY gene encoding rRNA maturation RNase YbeY, whose product MLEVNILDKRWHSITKDPQSFVLNIINASLKELKIDHYKPNISIALADDNLLHQLNLKFREIDKPTNVLSFPCEQLSSECDLGDIAIAVDTIERESHEYCISILTHTAHMLVHGLLHLLGYDHQKEDEEIIMKSLESKILALLEFEKEKYGR is encoded by the coding sequence ATGTTAGAAGTAAATATTCTTGATAAGAGGTGGCATAGTATTACGAAGGACCCACAGAGTTTTGTATTAAATATTATTAACGCTTCTCTAAAAGAATTAAAAATAGATCATTATAAACCAAATATATCAATAGCTCTCGCTGATGATAACTTGCTACATCAACTTAATCTCAAGTTTAGAGAAATAGATAAGCCAACTAATGTACTATCATTTCCATGCGAACAGTTATCTAGTGAATGTGATCTAGGAGACATAGCAATTGCAGTAGATACAATAGAAAGAGAGTCTCATGAGTACTGTATATCTATCCTCACTCACACTGCACACATGTTAGTTCATGGATTGCTGCATTTACTTGGCTATGATCATCAAAAAGAAGATGAAGAAATTATAATGAAAAGTTTAGAGAGCAAGATTTTAGCTTTGCTTGAATTTGAAAAGGAAAAGTATGGTAGATAA
- a CDS encoding succinate dehydrogenase iron-sulfur subunit encodes MVQFSLPKNSKVNKKGKVYPTPTGAKNIRRFQIYRWSADDDKNPRIDTFFIDMDNCGPMVLDVLIKIKDEIDSTLTFRRSCREGICGSCAMNIDGTNTLACTKSIHDIKGEVKIYPLPHMYIVKDLVPDLSQFYEQYKSIKPWLQTDKSALQNKEYFQSPEDRKKLDGLSDCILCACCSTGCPSYWWNGDKFLGPAVLLQAYRWIADSRDNKKEERLASLNDPFKLYRCHTIMNCTKTCPKGLNPAKAIAKVKQLMVEREGI; translated from the coding sequence ATGGTTCAGTTTTCTTTACCAAAAAATTCTAAAGTTAATAAAAAGGGCAAGGTTTATCCTACTCCTACTGGAGCAAAAAATATTAGAAGATTTCAAATTTATCGTTGGTCTGCTGATGATGATAAAAATCCAAGAATAGACACATTTTTTATCGATATGGATAATTGTGGCCCTATGGTACTTGATGTATTAATAAAAATAAAGGATGAAATAGATTCAACCTTAACTTTTAGACGCTCTTGCAGAGAAGGAATATGCGGATCTTGTGCAATGAATATTGATGGTACCAACACTCTTGCATGCACTAAATCTATACATGATATAAAAGGTGAAGTAAAAATATATCCACTACCTCATATGTATATAGTAAAGGATCTAGTTCCAGATCTAAGCCAATTTTATGAGCAATACAAATCGATTAAACCTTGGTTACAAACAGATAAATCTGCCTTACAAAATAAAGAATACTTTCAATCTCCTGAAGATAGAAAAAAATTGGATGGTCTGTCTGATTGTATACTATGTGCTTGCTGTTCGACTGGTTGCCCAAGCTATTGGTGGAATGGTGATAAATTTTTAGGGCCAGCGGTATTACTGCAAGCTTATAGATGGATTGCTGACAGTCGTGATAATAAGAAAGAAGAAAGACTTGCTTCTTTAAACGACCCATTTAAGTTGTATCGCTGTCATACAATAATGAATTGTACAAAAACCTGTCCGAAAGGTCTTAACCCAGCAAAAGCGATAGCAAAAGTAAAACAGCTCATGGTAGAGAGAGAAGGAATTTGA
- a CDS encoding GNAT family N-acetyltransferase: protein MQNKKICYSRLIIQNLKDYILYATNLSKWEIHDEFDNVIFTVNGTRESLFNFVFCEDQCTELSICRTLDYLKARNIEATWIISPRIKIGGILEKCEIKHVSTPKKVLLNIKDYFLPDDAVPNLKFNVVNSSELLEQLDLHTSKIFYHRISIVSTFFRQLSNYDDKSSRLRFFLVMLNNEIVGTCGLYIQDSIAGFYSDGVLPIYRGRGIGTQMVLERIKIARQFECKYIVAHCMKPSVNLYKRLGFRVLGNLHLYTSSVQSLC, encoded by the coding sequence ATGCAGAATAAAAAAATTTGTTATTCACGCTTAATTATTCAGAACCTAAAGGATTATATACTTTATGCAACGAATTTGTCCAAGTGGGAAATACATGACGAATTTGATAATGTTATATTTACAGTAAATGGTACCAGAGAATCGTTATTTAATTTTGTGTTTTGTGAAGATCAATGTACTGAGCTTTCCATATGCAGAACTCTAGATTATCTCAAAGCACGAAATATAGAAGCAACATGGATAATAAGTCCACGTATAAAAATAGGGGGTATTTTAGAAAAATGCGAAATAAAACACGTTAGCACACCAAAAAAAGTTTTACTCAATATAAAAGATTATTTTTTGCCTGATGATGCTGTTCCAAATTTGAAGTTCAATGTTGTAAATAGTAGTGAGCTCTTAGAGCAATTAGATTTACACACTTCTAAAATTTTTTATCACAGAATTAGTATTGTTAGCACATTTTTTCGCCAATTATCGAATTATGATGATAAGAGCTCAAGGTTAAGATTTTTTCTTGTAATGCTAAATAACGAAATTGTTGGAACATGCGGTCTTTATATTCAAGACAGCATAGCTGGTTTTTATAGCGATGGAGTTTTACCAATTTACAGAGGTCGTGGAATAGGAACTCAAATGGTTCTAGAAAGAATAAAGATAGCTAGGCAATTTGAATGCAAATACATAGTAGCACATTGCATGAAACCTTCTGTAAACCTTTATAAGAGATTAGGCTTTAGGGTATTGGGCAATCTTCACTTATATACCTCTTCAGTACAATCTCTTTGCTGA
- a CDS encoding phosphatidylglycerophosphatase A family protein, which produces MKFLYKLISTWWLSGTVKHMPGTIGSLAAYPIVPILLNDRILGTAIIFFLFLVGLWSTGNYIQHYKAPHDPKEVVIDEVVGQLLTVLLVSILLEQEMNSSVLLVCFFSFRFFDIIKVWPINLIDKNTKGPLGIMLDDVVAAILAFVFIGDFYCLLLIYAE; this is translated from the coding sequence GTGAAATTTTTATATAAATTAATATCAACATGGTGGCTATCTGGCACGGTAAAACACATGCCAGGTACTATAGGCAGCTTGGCTGCTTACCCAATTGTTCCTATATTACTCAATGACAGAATTTTAGGTACAGCAATTATTTTTTTTTTATTCTTAGTTGGATTATGGTCTACAGGCAATTATATACAACATTACAAAGCTCCGCATGATCCAAAAGAGGTAGTAATTGATGAAGTAGTTGGTCAATTGCTGACAGTACTTCTAGTTTCAATATTATTAGAACAAGAAATGAATAGCTCTGTATTGTTGGTGTGCTTTTTCTCCTTTAGGTTTTTTGATATAATAAAAGTGTGGCCTATAAATTTGATTGATAAAAATACAAAAGGTCCTTTAGGTATTATGCTAGATGATGTTGTAGCTGCAATTTTAGCCTTTGTTTTTATAGGAGACTTTTATTGTTTATTGTTGATTTATGCAGAATAA
- a CDS encoding NAD(P)H-dependent glycerol-3-phosphate dehydrogenase, with amino-acid sequence MVISVLGAGAWGTAIAISLSSKKNVILWTRNKAMFESIKEKRESDKLPDCPISDNVSVKLAIEDAVNASVIILAVPTQSLREICHQLNDCNLKKNVAIILACKGIEKSTLKLPSEVVNEVLPNNPLAVFSGPSFAIEVARKLPYSMVLACQNEVLGLKLISELQQENIKLYLSSDVIGIQVCAALKNVFAIACGVVLGRFGFNAHAALITKSMSEIKALYSAKVGDGNVDINTLLGPACLGDLVVTCTSLNSRNLSFGSKVANSNGSSAQQILSEGKSVIEGFNTAKSAFDLAEKLKIKMPICEAIYRLLYENTSIEDTISVLVN; translated from the coding sequence GTGGTAATATCAGTTTTAGGTGCTGGCGCATGGGGTACAGCAATTGCGATTTCATTAAGTAGTAAGAAAAATGTAATTTTGTGGACTCGCAATAAGGCCATGTTTGAATCAATTAAAGAGAAAAGAGAAAGTGACAAGCTACCTGATTGTCCAATTTCTGATAATGTATCAGTAAAATTAGCTATTGAAGATGCAGTGAATGCTTCAGTAATAATTTTAGCTGTTCCCACACAGTCTCTAAGGGAGATATGTCATCAATTGAATGATTGTAACCTAAAAAAAAATGTAGCAATAATTTTGGCTTGTAAGGGAATAGAAAAATCTACATTAAAATTACCTAGTGAAGTAGTCAATGAAGTTTTACCTAATAATCCTCTTGCTGTTTTTTCTGGTCCTAGCTTTGCTATAGAAGTTGCAAGAAAATTACCATATTCGATGGTTCTTGCATGTCAAAATGAAGTATTAGGTTTAAAATTAATATCAGAGCTACAGCAAGAAAATATTAAATTGTACCTTAGTAGCGATGTTATAGGAATACAGGTTTGTGCAGCGTTAAAGAATGTTTTTGCTATAGCATGTGGGGTTGTTCTAGGTAGGTTTGGGTTTAATGCTCATGCAGCATTAATTACGAAAAGTATGAGTGAAATTAAGGCTTTATACTCAGCAAAAGTTGGTGACGGCAATGTAGATATAAATACACTACTTGGACCAGCATGCTTAGGCGATTTGGTTGTGACATGCACATCATTAAATTCAAGAAATCTATCTTTTGGATCTAAAGTAGCTAATAGTAATGGTTCTAGTGCTCAGCAGATTTTATCAGAAGGTAAGTCAGTAATTGAAGGTTTTAACACTGCTAAGTCTGCATTTGATTTAGCAGAAAAGCTAAAGATAAAAATGCCCATATGTGAAGCGATCTATAGATTGCTATATGAAAATACTTCTATAGAAGATACTATTTCTGTTCTTGTAAATTAG
- a CDS encoding response regulator transcription factor encodes MRILLIEDDQVSARTVVNALTSDGHFCDVVTSAQDYNNNMVSSGGDYYDLVILDIHLPGDIDGYDILLRLRSAKIKVPVLILSCISAANHKAKGLGYGADDYLTKPFHKSELLARIKAIVRRTKGHPESVIKIGNMNINFDHRIVEVKGKTVHLTNKEYSLIELLALRKGAVLTKEMFLNHLYNGLDEPSDNKIVDVFMCKLRKKLESANDGISHIETVWGRGYVLKEYVDDEEYSSANISESSSDYQAEQVKDSA; translated from the coding sequence ATGCGTATATTATTAATTGAAGATGATCAAGTAAGTGCAAGGACTGTAGTTAATGCCTTAACTTCTGATGGACATTTTTGCGACGTTGTTACTTCTGCACAAGATTATAACAATAATATGGTTTCCTCGGGTGGAGACTATTACGATCTAGTTATTCTAGATATACACCTGCCTGGTGATATTGATGGATATGATATACTGTTAAGATTAAGAAGTGCAAAAATCAAAGTTCCTGTTTTAATACTTTCGTGTATCTCCGCTGCCAACCATAAAGCTAAAGGACTTGGGTATGGTGCCGACGATTACTTAACCAAGCCATTTCACAAGAGCGAATTATTAGCTCGAATTAAGGCCATAGTCCGACGTACTAAAGGTCATCCCGAATCAGTGATAAAAATTGGTAATATGAATATCAATTTTGATCACAGGATTGTTGAGGTAAAAGGCAAAACAGTTCACCTTACTAACAAAGAGTATTCCTTGATAGAATTGCTGGCATTGCGTAAAGGAGCAGTGTTGACAAAAGAAATGTTTTTAAACCATCTTTACAATGGCTTGGACGAACCTTCAGACAACAAAATAGTTGATGTTTTTATGTGTAAATTACGTAAAAAACTTGAAAGTGCAAATGATGGAATAAGCCACATAGAAACCGTTTGGGGTAGAGGATATGTTCTAAAAGAGTATGTTGACGATGAAGAATACTCTAGTGCTAATATAAGCGAAAGCAGTAGTGACTATCAAGCAGAACAAGTGAAGGACAGCGCATGA
- the nuoE gene encoding NADH-quinone oxidoreductase subunit NuoE gives MKEKEEQFSFTSDNLRKAKKSIEMYPKGREGSAVMPLLYLVQEQCGWVPESAMRCVADMLHIPHIRVYEVANFYTMYNLKPVGKYLIQICRTTPCWLCNSEEVLNTFKKKLGINIGETTKDNLFTLKEVECLGACVNAPVVQINNDFYENLTPEKVENIIAELSSK, from the coding sequence ATGAAAGAGAAAGAAGAACAGTTTAGTTTTACATCAGACAACCTCAGAAAAGCGAAAAAGTCTATAGAGATGTATCCTAAAGGTAGAGAAGGTAGTGCCGTCATGCCTTTACTATACCTGGTTCAAGAACAATGCGGATGGGTTCCTGAATCTGCCATGCGCTGCGTTGCTGACATGCTTCATATTCCACATATTCGTGTATATGAAGTGGCAAATTTTTACACCATGTATAATTTAAAACCAGTAGGTAAATATCTCATACAAATTTGTAGAACAACTCCTTGCTGGTTGTGCAATAGTGAAGAAGTGTTAAATACCTTTAAAAAGAAACTAGGAATCAATATCGGTGAAACTACTAAAGATAATCTATTTACTTTAAAGGAAGTTGAATGTCTTGGTGCATGCGTTAATGCCCCTGTGGTGCAGATCAATAATGACTTTTATGAAAACCTCACTCCTGAAAAAGTGGAAAATATCATAGCAGAGCTTTCAAGCAAATAG
- the tgt gene encoding tRNA guanosine(34) transglycosylase Tgt: MEKFSFRITKQSGSARVGTIKTPNGNIETPAFIFCATKAAIKAADIERIREAGTQIILSNTYHLMLQPGEDTVAKLGGLHKMMGWSGPMLTDSGGYQIFSLGHGSVSEEIKGIRQKQKTLIKINEDGAIFRSYINGKTYCLTPEKSIQIQQKLGADLILVLDECTPFHVSKEYTRKSMLMSHRWAERSLNEFEKNNDGKQALYGISQGGVYQDLRGESCDFINNLPFFGQAIGGSLGQSKEQMYDVVSFTMERLKKERPTHLLGIGGIVDIFRGVELGVDTFDCVHPTRLARHGGALVKVKNRDSISSKCKEHINLRNQRFELDDNPIENDCLCFTCRKHSRAYIHHLLKAKELLAYTLVTIHNVFFMNKLMESIRQAILNDRLDQEKNNWISEIPLHCELYT, from the coding sequence ATGGAAAAGTTTTCGTTTAGGATAACCAAGCAATCAGGTTCTGCAAGAGTTGGTACAATTAAAACTCCAAATGGAAACATAGAAACACCAGCATTTATATTTTGTGCAACCAAAGCTGCCATTAAAGCTGCAGATATCGAAAGAATCAGAGAAGCAGGTACTCAGATAATACTTTCCAACACTTATCACCTAATGCTTCAACCTGGAGAGGATACTGTGGCAAAACTTGGTGGCTTGCACAAGATGATGGGATGGAGTGGACCAATGCTCACTGATTCTGGTGGATACCAGATATTTAGTTTAGGGCACGGGTCAGTTTCGGAAGAAATAAAGGGAATAAGACAGAAGCAAAAAACTCTGATCAAAATTAACGAAGATGGGGCAATTTTTCGTTCTTACATAAATGGTAAAACTTATTGTCTAACTCCTGAAAAGTCTATACAAATTCAACAAAAATTAGGTGCAGATTTAATCCTAGTTTTAGATGAATGTACTCCATTCCATGTCAGTAAAGAATACACAAGAAAATCAATGCTCATGAGCCATAGATGGGCTGAACGTTCTTTAAATGAGTTTGAAAAAAATAATGATGGCAAACAGGCGCTGTATGGAATTAGCCAAGGCGGAGTGTATCAAGATTTACGTGGGGAAAGTTGTGACTTTATCAACAATTTGCCATTTTTTGGTCAAGCAATAGGTGGATCGCTTGGTCAGAGTAAAGAGCAGATGTATGACGTAGTTTCCTTTACTATGGAACGTTTAAAAAAAGAGAGGCCTACTCATTTGCTTGGTATTGGTGGAATTGTGGACATTTTTCGTGGAGTAGAGCTTGGTGTTGACACATTTGATTGTGTGCATCCAACTCGCCTCGCAAGACATGGTGGCGCACTTGTTAAAGTAAAAAACAGAGATTCTATTTCTTCAAAGTGTAAAGAGCATATTAATTTGCGAAATCAACGATTCGAACTAGATGATAACCCAATTGAAAATGACTGTTTGTGCTTTACTTGCAGAAAACATTCAAGAGCCTATATACACCATTTACTAAAAGCGAAGGAATTGCTGGCTTACACACTCGTTACCATTCACAATGTTTTCTTCATGAATAAGTTGATGGAATCAATAAGACAAGCAATATTGAATGATAGGCTAGATCAGGAAAAAAACAATTGGATTAGTGAAATACCGCTGCATTGTGAATTATATACCTAG
- a CDS encoding M16 family metallopeptidase has protein sequence MNIPQVTKLDNGLRIITERVHEVDSVALNIRVGVGSRAESASQNGISHFLEHMAFKGTKTRTAFEIAKAFDDIGGVFNACTGRESTSYYAKVLRKDIKTGIDILIDILMNSTFPEDELEREKGVVIQEIFQTNDSPSDIIFDKYFEAAYKDQPFGRSILGTQDTVKSFTRANLDNYINEHYFSENIIFAVAGNVEHEEVVQLIKDFLSKIHSKELKKSENASYTGGEYLEHRKLDQVHLLIGLPSVSRDDNRYHTFKVLDAILGSGMSSRLFQEVREKQGLAYSIYSFNSSYADTGMLSIFAGTDSNNLDKLLKAITTELKKLSTDDLKEEEVNRVKERVKSQILMSRESVSSRAETLGHYYGNYNKYISKNELIEKISAVTIYDIKKAAEELLSQHERITLAAIGEINSLPSYDKVVSMLSVL, from the coding sequence ATGAATATACCACAAGTAACAAAACTAGATAATGGTCTGCGCATAATAACTGAGCGAGTGCATGAAGTTGATTCCGTAGCTTTAAATATACGAGTTGGTGTTGGCAGTAGAGCTGAAAGTGCAAGTCAAAATGGAATATCTCATTTCCTAGAGCACATGGCTTTCAAAGGAACAAAGACAAGAACTGCATTTGAAATTGCGAAAGCTTTTGATGATATAGGTGGAGTTTTCAATGCCTGCACCGGTAGAGAAAGCACCAGTTATTACGCAAAGGTTCTTAGAAAAGATATAAAAACTGGCATTGATATATTAATAGATATATTAATGAATTCTACATTTCCAGAGGATGAATTGGAACGCGAAAAGGGTGTTGTAATACAAGAGATTTTTCAAACTAATGATTCACCGAGCGATATCATTTTTGATAAGTATTTTGAAGCAGCTTATAAAGATCAACCATTTGGTAGGTCAATCTTGGGTACGCAAGATACTGTCAAATCTTTTACTCGAGCTAATCTAGATAACTACATAAATGAGCATTACTTTAGCGAGAACATTATATTTGCTGTTGCAGGAAATGTTGAACATGAGGAAGTTGTTCAATTAATCAAAGACTTTCTCTCAAAGATTCATTCAAAAGAGCTGAAAAAAAGCGAGAATGCAAGTTATACCGGTGGTGAGTATTTAGAACATCGTAAATTAGATCAAGTACATTTATTAATTGGTCTACCTAGTGTTTCTCGTGATGATAATAGATATCACACATTCAAAGTTCTTGATGCCATACTGGGAAGTGGCATGTCATCACGCCTGTTTCAGGAAGTAAGAGAAAAGCAGGGGCTTGCTTATTCCATTTACTCATTCAACTCTAGCTATGCTGATACAGGAATGCTTTCGATTTTTGCTGGTACAGATAGCAATAATCTAGATAAGCTTTTGAAAGCCATAACGACAGAGTTGAAGAAATTGTCTACAGATGATTTAAAGGAAGAAGAAGTAAATAGAGTAAAAGAACGAGTAAAATCTCAAATTTTAATGTCACGCGAAAGTGTTAGCTCGCGTGCTGAAACGTTAGGACACTACTACGGTAACTATAATAAATACATCAGTAAAAACGAATTAATAGAAAAAATTAGTGCTGTTACTATTTACGATATAAAAAAAGCAGCAGAAGAATTGCTATCTCAGCATGAAAGAATTACTTTAGCTGCGATTGGAGAAATTAATTCATTGCCAAGTTACGATAAAGTGGTTTCTATGCTCAGTGTACTTTAG
- a CDS encoding superoxide dismutase, giving the protein MSFTLPELPYDKTALEPYISVKTLDFHYDKHHKGYLNKLNELVENTDYQHMEIEELVTKVHGNNNTVPIFNNAAQVWNHTFYWNSMKKNGGGKPQDDVLLAKKIQDDIGGFDKFCEEFSHYGVSQFGSGWVWLVLEKGKLKITKTPNADLPLIYGQVPLLTMDVWEHAYYLDCQNRRIDYIKVFLDHLINWDFVEENLKKNI; this is encoded by the coding sequence ATGAGTTTTACTTTACCTGAGTTGCCGTATGATAAAACAGCTTTAGAGCCTTATATATCTGTAAAGACATTAGATTTTCATTATGATAAGCACCATAAGGGATATTTAAATAAACTCAACGAACTGGTTGAAAACACAGATTATCAACATATGGAAATTGAGGAATTAGTAACGAAAGTTCATGGAAATAATAATACAGTTCCTATTTTTAACAATGCAGCACAAGTTTGGAATCACACTTTTTATTGGAATTCAATGAAAAAGAATGGTGGTGGTAAGCCTCAAGATGATGTTCTTCTAGCAAAAAAAATTCAAGATGATATTGGTGGCTTTGACAAATTTTGTGAAGAATTTTCACATTATGGAGTAAGCCAATTTGGTAGTGGATGGGTGTGGTTAGTGCTTGAAAAAGGAAAACTCAAAATCACTAAAACTCCAAATGCGGATCTACCGCTAATTTATGGCCAGGTGCCACTACTTACTATGGATGTATGGGAGCATGCATACTATTTGGATTGCCAAAATCGCAGAATTGACTACATAAAAGTTTTTCTTGATCATTTGATCAATTGGGATTTTGTAGAAGAGAATTTAAAGAAGAATATATAA
- the rsmD gene encoding 16S rRNA (guanine(966)-N(2))-methyltransferase RsmD, which yields MLRVIAGKYRGRKITTGKNLSARPTMSSVREAIFSILSSRKPIYNLNVLDLFCGSGSFSFEALSRGAKHAFMVDSDYYNLQLPKKTAEDLGITNDITLICCNANGLPRPISKCDIVFMDPPYNINLVNSTLDELAHSGWLNDNALIILEMRKNEGFECNKNFNIVVERTYGIAKIIFLSSLT from the coding sequence ATGTTACGTGTTATTGCGGGTAAATATCGTGGAAGAAAAATAACTACAGGCAAGAATTTATCTGCACGGCCCACTATGAGTAGTGTCCGAGAAGCAATATTTAGTATACTTTCTTCAAGAAAACCTATTTATAACCTAAATGTACTTGATTTGTTCTGCGGAAGTGGCTCTTTTTCATTTGAAGCACTTTCTCGAGGTGCTAAACATGCATTCATGGTAGATTCAGATTATTACAATTTGCAACTGCCTAAAAAAACAGCAGAAGATCTTGGAATTACGAACGATATCACGTTAATTTGTTGCAATGCTAACGGATTACCAAGACCTATTTCAAAGTGCGATATAGTTTTTATGGACCCACCTTATAATATCAATCTGGTTAACTCAACTTTAGACGAGTTAGCTCACTCAGGCTGGTTAAATGATAATGCGTTAATAATTCTAGAAATGAGGAAAAATGAAGGTTTTGAGTGCAATAAAAACTTCAATATAGTTGTGGAGCGTACCTACGGTATTGCAAAAATAATTTTTCTTTCTTCACTCACTTGA
- a CDS encoding WD_0853 family protein, which yields MMKNRNFKGLNYYGLQQDEDGNIKLNDYNDVLNARRARVDLLLDSTKQGDVSLSKLNKALNERLIDDKGLSSEFDKEDKEIAQKELKMFSILDDLDNLANIESEDLLEVSLLLSDLSFIERNIVLNADQSSDLIGFKSLFIEKKASGEEYSDEECHNFLDSIEKINTLIKLELEIRIEGMGHDEKNNHDDLQDEIGRAISIENKSKKSD from the coding sequence ATGATGAAGAATCGTAATTTCAAAGGGCTAAATTATTATGGTCTTCAGCAAGACGAAGATGGTAATATCAAGTTAAACGATTACAATGATGTTTTAAATGCGCGCAGAGCGAGGGTAGATTTGTTACTAGATAGCACTAAGCAAGGTGATGTTAGTCTTTCAAAGCTAAATAAAGCTCTGAATGAGAGACTTATAGATGATAAAGGGCTATCGTCAGAATTTGACAAAGAAGACAAAGAAATTGCACAGAAGGAGCTTAAGATGTTCTCTATTTTAGACGATCTTGATAATCTTGCAAACATTGAAAGTGAAGATCTATTAGAGGTTAGTTTGTTACTATCAGATCTTAGTTTTATAGAGAGAAATATTGTGTTGAATGCCGATCAGAGTTCTGATCTAATAGGGTTCAAAAGTCTATTTATAGAAAAAAAAGCATCTGGTGAGGAATATAGTGATGAAGAGTGTCACAATTTCCTCGATAGTATAGAGAAAATCAATACTTTAATTAAGTTAGAGTTAGAAATTAGAATTGAAGGGATGGGTCATGATGAAAAAAACAACCATGATGATTTACAAGACGAGATTGGTCGTGCAATCAGTATAGAAAATAAATCAAAGAAAAGCGATTGA